Proteins encoded in a region of the Desulfurellaceae bacterium genome:
- a CDS encoding ABC transporter permease, with the protein MRHRLRHDLSFSSATVWGLVYKFYCICYRSLDRVFDIVYWPVISLLLWGFTSTFVAETSSLPGVMEFFLGGAVLWSLFWRAQTDIGTFILEDFWSRNVYNLFASPVTPLELFCAIGLVGLVRCVISFVFLGVLTWALYAYNILHLGGLPIVVFTSVLLLFGWVIGILISALIFRYGLRIQVLAWSVGFIIQPFSCVFYPLDSMPGWVQTIAVVFPTTHVFEGLRHAIATGELATGSLLTALGLAFVLLVLALGYFQHALHQAKKRGLLTRFEMA; encoded by the coding sequence ATGCGCCACCGCTTGCGCCACGATCTGTCCTTCTCCTCGGCCACGGTGTGGGGCCTGGTGTATAAGTTCTACTGCATCTGTTATCGGAGCCTGGACCGGGTTTTCGATATCGTCTACTGGCCGGTGATTTCGCTGCTGCTGTGGGGCTTCACCAGCACCTTTGTGGCCGAGACCTCGAGCCTGCCGGGAGTGATGGAGTTTTTCCTGGGCGGCGCGGTGTTGTGGAGTCTGTTCTGGCGCGCCCAGACCGATATCGGCACCTTCATTCTGGAAGACTTCTGGAGCCGCAACGTCTACAACCTGTTTGCCTCGCCGGTCACTCCGCTGGAGCTGTTCTGCGCGATTGGCCTGGTCGGGCTCGTCCGCTGTGTCATCAGCTTCGTGTTCCTGGGCGTGTTGACCTGGGCCTTGTACGCCTACAATATTCTGCACCTGGGCGGGCTGCCGATTGTCGTGTTCACGAGCGTGCTGCTGCTGTTCGGCTGGGTCATCGGTATCCTGATCTCGGCCCTGATCTTTCGCTATGGACTGCGCATTCAGGTCCTGGCCTGGTCGGTCGGCTTCATCATTCAGCCCTTCAGCTGTGTTTTCTATCCCCTGGACAGCATGCCGGGCTGGGTGCAGACGATTGCGGTGGTGTTTCCGACCACACACGTCTTTGAGGGACTGCGCCACGCTATTGCGACCGGCGAACTGGCGACCGGCTCCCTGCTGACGGCCCTGGGGCTGGCCTTCGTCCTGCTGGTCCTGGCTCTGGGCTATTTTCAGCACGCCCTGCACCAGGCCAAAAAGCGCGGCCTGCTGACCCGCTTTGAGATGGCCTGA
- a CDS encoding LLM class F420-dependent oxidoreductase — protein sequence MRFGFHPLNLGPLATLESIDRIVTAAEQHELDSIWTGDHVINATSIASAYPYSPTGKFALGATQPVLEPLTFMGFLAARTTRIQLGVSVLIVPYRNPVVAAKAISSLDYLSGGRTIIGVGSGWMKEEFDALGMPFEQRGKQTDEFIRLFKEMWSQPEPEFRGEYYQFSGITSYPRPVQQPHPPVWVGGNSKRAMRRALELGNGWQPGWSRPDQLRRELEDFERVAERVGRDPKSVELSLIRPLQIVDEATQPHRPLIGTPEQIAEDIREYQRLGVSHLVFNFRTSHMSEAVETVERFATEVRPLVA from the coding sequence ATGCGTTTTGGTTTTCATCCCCTGAATCTGGGTCCCTTAGCCACTCTGGAGAGCATTGACCGGATTGTGACTGCGGCCGAGCAGCACGAGCTTGACTCAATCTGGACCGGCGATCACGTCATCAACGCCACCAGTATTGCCTCAGCCTACCCGTACAGCCCGACCGGTAAGTTTGCCCTCGGGGCAACCCAGCCGGTGCTCGAACCGCTGACCTTCATGGGCTTTCTGGCTGCCCGCACGACCAGGATCCAGCTGGGGGTGAGTGTCCTGATCGTGCCCTACCGCAACCCGGTCGTGGCGGCCAAAGCCATCTCCAGCCTGGACTATTTGTCGGGCGGGCGGACGATCATCGGGGTCGGCAGCGGCTGGATGAAGGAAGAGTTTGACGCGCTGGGCATGCCGTTTGAGCAGCGGGGGAAACAGACCGATGAGTTCATCCGTTTGTTCAAGGAGATGTGGAGCCAGCCCGAGCCGGAGTTCAGGGGTGAGTACTATCAGTTTTCCGGGATTACCTCCTACCCGCGTCCCGTCCAGCAGCCCCATCCGCCGGTGTGGGTCGGCGGCAACAGCAAGCGGGCCATGCGCCGAGCCCTGGAACTCGGCAACGGCTGGCAGCCGGGCTGGTCGCGGCCGGATCAGCTGCGACGGGAGCTGGAAGATTTCGAGCGGGTGGCCGAACGGGTGGGCCGCGACCCCAAGAGCGTTGAGCTGTCCCTCATCCGTCCCCTCCAGATTGTTGACGAGGCCACGCAGCCGCACCGCCCGCTGATCGGTACGCCCGAGCAGATTGCCGAGGACATCCGGGAGTATCAGCGGCTGGGGGTGAGCCACCTGGTGTTCAACTTTCGGACCAGCCACATGTCCGAAGCGGTCGAGACGGTTGAGCGCTTCGCTACCGAAGTGCGGCCGTTGGTGGCATAG
- a CDS encoding ABC transporter ATP-binding protein has translation MPLLEIHQLRKRYGSVEALRGITFTLERGEFFGLLGPNGAGKSTTINILLGLILADGGSIRVFDTDFAAQPVAIRRRMNVAAALTSMNGVLTVRENLGVYGRIYGVKKIKSKIDELLERFEIRDLADTKLQYLSSGQHTRVTLCKGFLNDPELLLLDECTVGLDPDIAEKTRRALEQVQRDKKTTVLFTSHNMSEVEELCGRIAFLSKGEILRIDTAERITRLIPQQILEIRFQPGADLSHLVFADGLPQAEPGAADSLRFRLDDPEQQLDPLLRRLAQSEARIVDLQLKRPTLEDVFIKVARGEL, from the coding sequence ATGCCACTGCTCGAAATCCACCAGCTGCGCAAGCGGTACGGCTCGGTCGAGGCGCTGAGAGGCATTACGTTCACGCTTGAACGTGGCGAGTTTTTCGGACTCCTCGGGCCCAACGGGGCGGGCAAATCGACCACGATCAATATTCTGTTGGGCCTGATTCTGGCCGACGGCGGCTCCATTCGGGTGTTTGACACCGATTTCGCCGCCCAGCCGGTCGCTATTCGGCGCCGGATGAACGTTGCCGCAGCCCTGACCAGCATGAACGGAGTGCTGACGGTTCGTGAGAATCTGGGCGTGTACGGCCGTATCTACGGCGTCAAGAAGATCAAATCCAAAATCGACGAACTCCTGGAGCGGTTTGAGATTCGCGACTTGGCCGATACCAAGCTCCAGTATCTGAGTTCCGGTCAGCACACCCGCGTCACCCTGTGCAAAGGCTTTCTGAACGATCCCGAACTGCTGCTGCTCGACGAGTGTACGGTCGGGCTTGACCCGGATATTGCCGAAAAAACCCGCCGGGCGCTCGAACAGGTCCAGCGCGACAAAAAGACGACCGTGCTGTTTACCTCTCACAACATGAGCGAGGTGGAGGAATTGTGCGGACGGATCGCCTTTTTGAGTAAGGGCGAAATCCTGCGGATTGATACCGCCGAGCGCATCACGCGCCTGATCCCCCAGCAGATTCTCGAGATCCGATTTCAGCCCGGAGCCGATCTGAGTCACCTGGTGTTCGCCGACGGTCTGCCCCAAGCCGAACCGGGTGCGGCGGACAGCCTGCGCTTCAGGCTCGACGACCCCGAGCAACAGCTCGATCCTCTGCTGCGCCGGCTGGCCCAATCCGAAGCGCGGATTGTCGACCTTCAGCTCAAGCGCCCGACCCTGGAAGACGTGTTCATCAAGGTCGCGCGGGGGGAACTCTGA
- a CDS encoding amidohydrolase: protein MFTHPVISADGHIDLPCLPASLFTDNAPASLKDKMPKVVDKPEGKTWVSHQGTSMGLVGGMGSAGRQYVPGQIYRADRMAETGLYEDQSRGVMRTAVPELRLKDQERDGVVGEVLYGVLGAASRINDPEVSDVVVTIYNDFAADFSKTNPSRFACVASLPTSTEEQTAQEIRRCAKLGLRGAELAVQHSMKPLWHLDWEPVWQAGHETGIPIHLHTIGPKANMKWLQDHRSRRMWLATILTEFQISMAGFMGAIIYGGALERYPNLKVVIGEAGIGWIPYVLERMDYEWEDQFKDLDLKMKPSEYWYRQMYATFQQDQTGIDQIEKVGVDNVMWGSDFPHPDGVWPDSQDFLHTQLGHLPEDIRRKLVYENVGKLYGFPLGQ from the coding sequence ATGTTTACTCATCCCGTTATTTCCGCAGACGGCCATATCGATCTGCCGTGCTTGCCGGCCAGCCTGTTCACCGACAACGCCCCGGCCAGCCTGAAAGACAAAATGCCCAAGGTCGTAGACAAACCCGAGGGCAAAACCTGGGTGTCCCACCAGGGCACGTCCATGGGCCTGGTCGGCGGCATGGGCTCGGCCGGCCGTCAGTACGTGCCGGGCCAGATTTACCGCGCCGACCGGATGGCCGAGACCGGGCTGTACGAAGACCAGAGCCGGGGCGTCATGCGGACCGCCGTGCCCGAGCTGCGGCTCAAGGACCAGGAGCGCGACGGCGTGGTCGGCGAAGTTCTGTACGGGGTCCTCGGTGCGGCCAGCCGCATCAACGACCCCGAGGTCAGCGATGTGGTGGTGACCATCTACAACGATTTCGCCGCCGACTTCTCCAAAACCAACCCTAGCCGTTTTGCGTGTGTGGCGAGTCTGCCCACGTCGACCGAAGAGCAGACGGCCCAAGAGATCCGGCGCTGTGCCAAACTGGGCCTGAGGGGCGCGGAGCTGGCAGTCCAGCACAGCATGAAGCCGCTGTGGCATCTGGACTGGGAGCCGGTGTGGCAGGCGGGCCACGAAACCGGCATCCCGATCCATCTGCATACCATCGGTCCCAAAGCCAATATGAAGTGGCTGCAAGACCACCGCTCGCGGCGGATGTGGCTGGCAACGATTTTGACCGAGTTTCAGATCTCGATGGCCGGCTTTATGGGCGCGATCATTTATGGCGGAGCCCTGGAGCGCTATCCGAATCTGAAGGTCGTGATCGGCGAAGCCGGCATTGGCTGGATCCCCTACGTGCTCGAACGCATGGATTATGAGTGGGAAGATCAGTTCAAAGATCTCGATCTCAAAATGAAACCCAGCGAGTACTGGTACCGTCAGATGTACGCGACCTTCCAGCAGGATCAGACCGGCATTGACCAGATTGAGAAGGTTGGCGTCGACAACGTCATGTGGGGCTCGGACTTCCCCCACCCGGACGGCGTATGGCCCGACTCGCAAGACTTTTTACACACGCAGCTCGGACACCTGCCAGAAGACATCCGTCGCAAACTGGTCTACGAGAACGTCGGAAAGCTGTACGGGTTTCCGCTCGGCCAATAG
- a CDS encoding M20 family metallopeptidase — protein sequence MDTHAARQFVEHAWTDRIIPALTDYLRIPNQSPAYDPDWNRNGHMDRAVELVVGWVRAQNVPGLSLDVVRLDGRTPLVFIEVPGQTQETVLLYGHLDKQPPMYGWNEDLGPWTPVISDGKLYGRGGADDGYAGFASLTALQALQDQGLPHARCVIIIEADEESGSDDLPYYITALKDRIGSPSLVICLDSGCGNYDQLWVTNSLRGLVTGTLSVSTLTEGVHSGAASGVVPSSFRILRQVLSRLEDERTGEILPSELYADIPAERLGQAKAAAGVLGSSVSAMFPFQAGAAPVTGEHDALLLNRTWCPQLEITGAAGLPSLDQAGNVLRPLTAVQLSLRLPPTVDPARAMACVKALLEKDPPYGATVRFEPSLGASGWNAPALAPWLEQSLKQASQEFFGREACYMGEGGTIPFMGMLGEQFPQAQFMITGVLGPHSNAHGPNEFLELSTGVKLTCCVARVLADHYATHCG from the coding sequence ATGGACACCCACGCCGCCCGCCAGTTTGTCGAACACGCCTGGACGGACAGGATTATTCCGGCCCTGACCGACTATTTGCGGATTCCGAACCAGTCGCCGGCCTATGACCCGGACTGGAATCGCAACGGCCATATGGATCGCGCGGTGGAGCTGGTCGTTGGCTGGGTGCGGGCTCAGAACGTGCCTGGCCTCAGCCTCGACGTGGTCCGGCTCGACGGGCGCACCCCGCTGGTGTTCATCGAGGTGCCCGGGCAGACCCAGGAGACCGTGCTGTTGTACGGACACCTGGACAAGCAGCCGCCGATGTACGGCTGGAACGAGGACCTCGGGCCGTGGACGCCGGTCATCAGCGACGGCAAGCTGTACGGCCGGGGGGGCGCCGATGATGGCTATGCCGGCTTTGCCTCCCTGACCGCCCTCCAAGCTCTGCAAGACCAGGGCCTGCCCCACGCCCGGTGCGTCATCATCATCGAAGCCGACGAAGAGAGCGGCAGCGACGACCTGCCCTATTACATCACCGCCCTCAAAGATCGGATCGGCTCGCCGAGCCTGGTCATCTGTCTCGATTCCGGGTGCGGCAACTACGACCAGCTGTGGGTCACCAACTCGCTGCGTGGTCTGGTGACCGGCACGCTGTCGGTCTCGACCCTGACCGAGGGCGTGCATTCCGGGGCGGCCAGCGGGGTTGTGCCCTCCTCCTTCCGCATCCTGCGCCAGGTGCTCAGCCGCCTGGAGGACGAGCGAACGGGAGAAATCCTGCCGTCTGAGCTGTACGCCGACATTCCGGCCGAGCGTCTGGGCCAGGCCAAGGCTGCGGCCGGGGTGTTGGGCTCATCCGTCTCGGCCATGTTTCCGTTTCAGGCCGGGGCTGCGCCGGTGACGGGCGAGCACGACGCCCTGCTGCTCAACCGGACCTGGTGCCCCCAGCTCGAAATCACCGGCGCGGCCGGGCTGCCGTCGCTCGACCAGGCCGGGAATGTCCTGCGGCCGCTGACCGCAGTCCAGCTGTCGCTGCGGCTGCCGCCGACGGTCGATCCGGCTCGGGCCATGGCGTGCGTCAAAGCGCTGTTGGAGAAAGACCCGCCGTACGGCGCCACAGTCCGCTTCGAACCCAGTCTGGGCGCCTCGGGTTGGAACGCCCCGGCGCTCGCCCCGTGGCTGGAGCAGTCCCTCAAGCAGGCTTCCCAGGAGTTCTTTGGCCGTGAGGCGTGCTATATGGGCGAGGGCGGCACGATTCCCTTCATGGGCATGTTGGGCGAGCAGTTTCCGCAGGCCCAGTTCATGATTACCGGCGTACTCGGACCCCACTCCAACGCCCACGGTCCGAACGAGTTTCTCGAACTCTCGACCGGCGTAAAGCTGACCTGCTGTGTGGCCCGGGTCCTGGCCGATCACTATGCGACACATTGCGGCTGA
- a CDS encoding CoA transferase yields MESRAPSLVPEQFGPLQGVRILSTGSLIAQPYAASLAAEMGAEVIQIERPGEGDAAWRHLGMQLPTTDGSGQVATTWVQERRNELYTTLDFSAPEGKQIFLKLIEACDIWMESSKPGSYTKWGLTDEVVLQTNPKIVIAHVSGYGQTGHEDYLGRASYDMIGQAFGGLMYQTGFPDPEPPVRANPWTADYITALFCLWASLSGYIYAQRTGKGQVIDVSQFESIHRLLSGTMVEYFANGFVRGRSGNKATAFQPYDAFQASDGWVVIGAVGLAVFSRVCQAIGLDPQDEKWHNASSDVNSIEGIEFDALLRGWVAERTVTEVVESLNAAQVACCPIMNSKDMAEDPHYQARKLHVEWEDGQVGPVKGTGVTPLFSETPGKIWRGSVPVGHDNEAVYTKLAGLSAEEVAQLKDKGVI; encoded by the coding sequence ATGGAAAGTCGTGCGCCGTCGCTTGTACCGGAACAGTTTGGCCCGCTGCAGGGTGTCCGGATTCTGTCAACCGGCAGTCTGATTGCCCAGCCGTATGCCGCATCCCTGGCGGCCGAGATGGGCGCCGAGGTGATCCAGATCGAACGCCCGGGCGAGGGAGACGCGGCCTGGCGACACCTGGGCATGCAGCTGCCGACCACGGATGGCAGCGGCCAGGTGGCCACCACCTGGGTCCAGGAGCGACGCAACGAGCTGTATACGACCCTGGATTTCAGTGCCCCCGAGGGCAAACAGATCTTCCTCAAGCTCATCGAGGCGTGTGATATCTGGATGGAGAGTTCCAAGCCGGGCTCGTATACCAAGTGGGGACTGACCGATGAAGTGGTGTTGCAGACCAACCCCAAGATCGTGATCGCCCATGTGTCGGGCTACGGCCAGACCGGTCATGAGGATTATCTGGGCCGGGCCTCGTACGACATGATCGGTCAAGCCTTTGGCGGGCTGATGTACCAGACCGGGTTTCCCGACCCCGAGCCGCCGGTCCGGGCCAACCCGTGGACCGCCGACTATATTACCGCCCTGTTCTGTTTGTGGGCGTCGCTGTCGGGCTATATCTACGCCCAGCGGACGGGCAAGGGCCAGGTCATTGATGTCTCACAGTTCGAGTCCATTCATCGCCTGCTGTCGGGCACCATGGTCGAGTATTTTGCCAACGGCTTTGTGCGTGGCCGGTCGGGCAATAAGGCGACCGCGTTTCAGCCCTACGACGCGTTTCAGGCCAGCGACGGCTGGGTGGTGATCGGCGCGGTTGGCCTGGCCGTCTTCTCGCGGGTGTGCCAGGCCATCGGCCTCGACCCGCAGGACGAGAAATGGCACAACGCCAGCTCGGACGTGAATTCAATTGAGGGCATCGAGTTCGACGCTCTGCTGCGCGGTTGGGTGGCCGAGCGAACGGTGACCGAGGTGGTCGAGTCGCTGAACGCCGCCCAGGTCGCCTGCTGTCCGATCATGAACAGCAAGGATATGGCCGAAGATCCCCACTACCAGGCCCGCAAGCTGCACGTCGAATGGGAAGACGGACAGGTCGGCCCGGTCAAGGGCACCGGAGTGACCCCGCTCTTTTCAGAGACGCCGGGCAAGATCTGGCGCGGTTCGGTGCCGGTCGGGCATGACAACGAAGCCGTTTACACCAAGCTGGCCGGGCTGAGTGCCGAAGAGGTCGCCCAGCTCAAAGACAAAGGGGTGATCTGA
- a CDS encoding MFS transporter encodes MDKRVFYTLNIAVFTSMLGMGIVLPFMPIYARTLGATGITIGIFFASFPLAQMVFMPLISRLSDRHGRKMFMVLGLLGSSLLSLWYVYAPNMLYLTLGRFLQGAAVALTLPIATAYVGDIAPPEKRGTLMGIFNLSMTSSIGLGPLVGGWLSDQYGMEFSFYWMCLLNALACGLVLVLLPSSHSTGKAAVRRASYRQLLARPRVKGLALYRVVNTIQMGLWFSFLPLLGTEILNINHTMIGWALACYMLVSSLVQVPFGRMADRFSKRLLIITSGLIGSFVFSFMFFVWTFWHLLLIAAVTGAMGAMAMPALNAMAAEEGQDGNMGAVMGMLNMAMSVGMMLGPVLGGLVLDVSGLRPLFIFGAVAGVLGTFGFARLTTAAPLPAVPTPRLAEGPTQAR; translated from the coding sequence ATGGACAAACGCGTTTTTTATACGCTCAACATTGCCGTTTTTACCTCCATGCTGGGCATGGGCATTGTGCTTCCCTTTATGCCGATTTACGCCCGGACCTTGGGGGCGACCGGTATCACCATCGGTATCTTTTTTGCCAGCTTTCCCCTGGCCCAGATGGTGTTTATGCCGCTGATCAGCCGGCTCTCGGACCGGCACGGCCGCAAGATGTTCATGGTCCTCGGCCTGCTCGGCAGCAGTCTGCTGTCGCTGTGGTACGTGTATGCCCCGAACATGCTGTATCTGACCCTGGGGCGCTTTCTGCAGGGCGCGGCGGTGGCCCTGACCCTGCCGATTGCCACCGCCTATGTCGGTGACATCGCCCCGCCCGAAAAGCGCGGCACGCTGATGGGCATTTTTAATCTGTCCATGACCAGCAGCATCGGTCTCGGCCCGCTGGTCGGGGGCTGGCTGAGCGATCAGTACGGCATGGAGTTCAGCTTTTATTGGATGTGCCTGCTGAATGCCCTGGCCTGCGGCTTGGTGCTCGTCCTGCTGCCCAGCTCCCACTCGACCGGCAAGGCGGCCGTGCGGCGAGCCTCGTATCGACAGCTGTTGGCCCGCCCGCGGGTCAAGGGGCTGGCCCTGTATCGAGTGGTCAACACCATCCAGATGGGGTTGTGGTTTTCGTTTCTGCCACTGCTGGGTACCGAAATCCTCAACATAAACCATACGATGATCGGCTGGGCGCTGGCCTGTTACATGCTGGTCAGCTCCCTGGTCCAGGTGCCGTTCGGGCGCATGGCCGACCGCTTCAGCAAGCGCCTGTTGATCATCACCAGCGGTCTGATCGGCTCGTTTGTGTTTTCCTTCATGTTTTTTGTCTGGACCTTCTGGCATCTGTTGCTGATTGCCGCCGTGACCGGCGCGATGGGCGCTATGGCCATGCCGGCGCTCAACGCCATGGCCGCAGAAGAGGGCCAGGACGGTAATATGGGCGCGGTCATGGGCATGCTCAACATGGCTATGAGCGTCGGCATGATGCTGGGACCGGTCCTGGGCGGACTCGTGCTTGATGTGTCCGGCTTGCGGCCCCTGTTCATCTTCGGTGCCGTGGCCGGTGTGCTCGGCACCTTCGGCTTTGCCCGGCTGACCACCGCCGCCCCGCTCCCGGCGGTGCCCACGCCGCGCCTGGCGGAAGGACCGACCCAGGCGCGCTAG
- a CDS encoding FAD-binding oxidoreductase produces the protein MESSSQSPRIVVVGAGIIGASIAFHLSRRPVRLTVLDRAEPGSGASSHSFAWINASAGKEPASYHDLNRRSVDMWDRFARSLAADVGLRWGGELRWATTPAEAEELRAAVAVLQRRGHHSRLLSEAECQALEPGLRLDRFVLGALSPNDAQVDPARAIRACLGQVRARGGTVEAHTEVKGFRLDGSPPRVTAVQTDKGELPCDLVVLAAGVEATRLAGLLGMHLPQQRSPGVVVRTDPQPPVLKRLAVLNAPAPDTEQPGIHICQRSDGTVIIGEGSQERLASNDSQTHADALLARAVGYLPALAAARALPLPVGYRPMPLDGYPVLGLSKAVPNVYLAVTHSGVTLAPLVGEYTAIEILDGVSVDLLAPYRVERFGR, from the coding sequence ATGGAGTCGTCCTCACAGTCCCCTCGGATTGTCGTTGTCGGTGCGGGCATTATCGGTGCTTCCATCGCCTTTCACCTGTCCCGGCGGCCGGTCCGACTCACCGTGCTTGATCGGGCCGAGCCGGGGTCGGGGGCGTCGAGCCACTCGTTTGCCTGGATCAACGCCTCGGCGGGCAAGGAACCCGCCTCGTATCACGACCTGAATCGCCGCTCGGTCGATATGTGGGACCGCTTTGCCCGGAGCCTGGCCGCCGATGTCGGGCTGCGCTGGGGGGGCGAGTTGCGCTGGGCCACGACCCCGGCCGAGGCCGAGGAGCTGCGCGCGGCCGTGGCGGTCTTGCAGCGGCGTGGACACCACAGCCGGCTGCTGAGCGAGGCCGAGTGTCAGGCCCTGGAACCGGGACTGCGGCTCGACCGCTTCGTGCTCGGCGCCCTGAGCCCCAACGACGCTCAGGTCGATCCGGCCAGGGCCATTCGGGCCTGCCTGGGGCAGGTGCGAGCCCGAGGCGGAACGGTCGAGGCGCACACCGAGGTGAAGGGCTTCAGGTTGGATGGCTCGCCACCCCGGGTGACTGCGGTACAGACGGACAAAGGCGAGCTGCCGTGTGACCTGGTGGTTCTGGCGGCGGGTGTGGAAGCCACGCGGCTGGCAGGTCTGCTGGGGATGCATCTCCCGCAGCAGCGCAGTCCCGGGGTGGTGGTCCGAACCGATCCGCAGCCGCCGGTGTTGAAGCGGCTGGCCGTGCTGAACGCGCCGGCGCCGGATACTGAACAGCCGGGCATCCATATCTGTCAGCGCTCGGACGGGACGGTCATCATTGGCGAGGGCAGCCAGGAACGCCTGGCCAGCAATGATTCGCAGACGCACGCCGATGCGCTGCTGGCCCGCGCGGTCGGCTATCTGCCGGCCCTGGCCGCAGCCCGCGCCCTGCCCCTGCCGGTCGGCTATCGTCCGATGCCGCTGGACGGCTATCCGGTCTTGGGCTTGAGCAAGGCCGTTCCCAACGTCTATCTGGCCGTGACCCACAGCGGGGTGACGCTGGCCCCGCTGGTCGGGGAATACACGGCGATTGAGATACTGGACGGGGTGAGCGTCGACCTGCTCGCCCCGTATCGGGTGGAGAGATTCGGACGCTAG